The genome window TCGGTAATATCCGTTTGTGCAATAGTTGCTAATAGTTGGCGGATTTCATTAAAGTCTAATGGCACAGTATTTTTTACCTCGACCTAAGCATAAATCAGAATCTTATACCATTTTGGATTTTGGATTTTGGATTTTGGATTGTGAAAGTCCTGTTATATTAAGCTTTTCATCTTTCCATCCATCGCCATTATTTTTCAAATTGGTATTAAGTGTAGTAGTGAACAAGCATTTAATCATGGATACCAGATAACTGAGAGTGATCAATACACTTGAAGAGGGCTAAATGTTGTTCATTTCTCCCATTCAGGAGGTAATACCGAGAAAATTTGTTTTATTTCTGGGTATTACGGGAGATTGTTCATTTCTCCTACCTCGCTGGATGACAAGGGCTGGAAATTGATCTTGGATATCCACAAAAATGCGGCTTATTCCCTGCCTAAATATTTATCTTCTCTGGTATCTATCTTGATCCGTTCACCTTGAGAAATAAACAGGGGAACCATGACAGTTGCACCAGTTTCCACCTTCGCCGGTTTGGTACCACCTGTGGCAGTATCACCTTTAACGCCGGGGTCTGTTTCAATCACTTGGAGAACCACAGAATTAGGTAGTTCAACTTCTAGCACTTGTTCGCCCCAACGAATAACGTTGACTTCCATACCTTCCTTGAGGTACTTTACGCGATCGCCAATTTGTGCAGTAGTTAATCTACCTTCTTCATAGGTTTCCATATCCATAAAGACGAATTCTTCACCCTCTTTATAGGTATGTTGCATCGTGATTTTTTCCAAAGTAGCTTGGGGTACAGTTTCCCCAGCCCGGAAGGTTTTTTCTACCACGCTACCATTCTGGACATTTTTCAGCTTAGTTCTCACAAAAGCAGAACCTTTACCGGGCTTAACGTGGAGAAACTCAACTACTCGCCATACAGATCCGTCTAGGACAATAGAAACACCGGGTCGAAAGTCATTACTAGAAATCATGAAACTTGCAAATTTGGGAAGACAGTCGGCATTTATTGTACCTGTAATTAGTCATTGGGAACAGGGAATAGGCAGGAGGAGGCAGAAGGCAGGAGTTTTTCAATTATGAATTATGAATTGATTTGTCTCCAATTCCCAATCCCTAATCCCTAGTCCCCAATATGGGAAGATTAATGATGGGTTACTTCCAGTCAAAAATTTGATGCTGCATTTGAGAAATTCCATGTTTAACTTCATAAAGTCCTGGCTGAAATACAGCCTCAAGACCATACTGCTGGTAACGGTAC of Anabaena sphaerica FACHB-251 contains these proteins:
- the efp gene encoding elongation factor P — its product is MISSNDFRPGVSIVLDGSVWRVVEFLHVKPGKGSAFVRTKLKNVQNGSVVEKTFRAGETVPQATLEKITMQHTYKEGEEFVFMDMETYEEGRLTTAQIGDRVKYLKEGMEVNVIRWGEQVLEVELPNSVVLQVIETDPGVKGDTATGGTKPAKVETGATVMVPLFISQGERIKIDTREDKYLGRE